One part of the Glycine soja cultivar W05 chromosome 11, ASM419377v2, whole genome shotgun sequence genome encodes these proteins:
- the LOC114377214 gene encoding ubiquitin carboxyl-terminal hydrolase 15-like isoform X2, whose translation MLEPRESDIPVLFLVLVVLPLVAYILLGKWSETSKKRDRINLLAHLAAEEALRAEEMAVADVIPPVSASKNEHHVCARCSAPARTRCSRCKIVRYCSGNCQIIHWRLIHKQECQQLEPHKSSSFPLAVSVEEFGHGDGSYFYENLNNQFLGPSLKQTLRESAPLDYLVHPLTGTAAPTTADFSVFNNFQHSAFERTSHKSNRETLRRDNGSIYESSDYKASSSLSSVVPKEAFMRQKSRKSSDSVLEEEISNVSSGGFGVYINRFDASKNMIHENDNHQSQYGNALVTRHKYGRSNVSSAANNDNGVDEFETDITTKGVSVVKGGNYHSDEAAQYKRPSESTIKGSMKAKKILHTPKTKSSKSPKSTSKTSADFCCSEIEKKGKTADELIAGNSDTIPLHGNGSNGTANTGIMKMMGLRKSTKPTPLASTESMDVKCKKVKKIKMLFPYDEFVKIFQSDVFGIYPRGLLNCGNSCYANAVLQCLTSTKPLVVYLLYRSHSKACCAKDWCLMCELEKHIMVLRENGDPLSPSRILWHMRSINCHMGEGNQEDAHEFLRLLIASMQSICLEALGGEKKVDPRLQETTFIQHTFGGRLQSKVKCLKCNHESERYENIMDLTLEILGWVESLEDALTQFTSPEDLDGENMYRCGRCTSYVRARKQLSIHEAPNILTIVLKRFQEGRYGKINKCITFPEMLDMIPFMTGTGDIPPLYMLYAVVVHLDTLNASFSGHYVSYVKDLQGNWFRIDDIEVQPVLVNQVMSEGAYILFYMRSCPRPPVEHTVKAVQQSVYDSSKHNPMEMQKPNKPGHSRHGSHQFFVSESSPNARPEISTHIIDTTNGFLRKSTNRNALPVTQTYAKNVRSEFSDTTSSDWSLFTSSDEASFTTESTRDSFSTVDYGDSGNMDPISSIFNYTPEKSYLKFSHSRPVTRVFPEKGHVEQVQRIDHSKRVSHSSNEHPPNGNCGLYVYYGSNPVCGTTRTSSQCEF comes from the exons ATGCTCGAACCGCGAGAATCTGATATACCTGTCCTGTTTCTGGTCCTGGTTGTGCTTCCCTTGGTGGCTTACATCTTACTTGGAAAATGGAGTGAAACTAGTAAGAAGAGAGATAGGATAAATTTGCTTGCCCATTTGGCTGCTGAAGAAGCTCTAAGAGCTGAAGAAATGGCCGTGGCTGATGTAATTCCTCCAGTGTCTGCTTCAAAAAATGAACATCATGTGTGTGCTAGGTGCTCTGCTCCAGCCAGAACTCGCTGCTCCAGATGCAAAATTGTTAGATATTG CTCTGGAAATTGTCAAATAATCCATTGGAGGCTAATTCACAAGCAAGAATGCCAGCAACTGGAACCTCATAAATCAAGCTCATTTCCTCTGGCTGTTTCAGTTGAGGAATTTGGTCATGGGGATGGTAGTTActtttatgaaaatttgaacAACCAGTTCTTAGGTCCCTCTTTGAAGCAGACTTTAAGGGAGAGTGCACCTTTGGACTATTTGGTTCACCCTCTGACAGGCACTGCTGCTCCTACTACAGCTGATTTTTCTGTATTTAATAACTTTCAACATTCTGCTTTTGAAAGAACTTCCCATAAATCCAACAGAGAAACATTGAGAAGAGATAATGGCTCTATATATGAATCTTCTGATTATAAAGCTAGCAGTTCTCTCTCAAGTGTGGTACCAAAGGAGGCGTTTATGAGACAGAAG TCAAGAAAGAGCAGTGATTCTGTGTTGGAAGAAGAAATTTCAAATGTCAGTTCTGGTGGCTTTGGAGTTTATATTAACAGATTTGATGCATCAAAAAACATGATCCATGAGAATGACAACCATCAAAGTCAATATGGAAATGCATTGGTAACAAGACACAAATATGGACGCTCAAATGTGTCAAGTGCTGCAAACAATGATAACGGTGTAGATGAATTTGAAACGGACATCACCACTAAAGGTGTAAGTGTAGTCAAAGGGGGAAATTATCATTCTGATGAAGCAGCACAATACAAACGCCCTTCTGAATCGACAATCAAAGGAAGCATGAAAGCTAAAAAGATATTACATACTCCCAAGACCAAATCTTCTAAATCACCAAAGTCAACATCAAAGACATCAGCTGACTTTTGTTGCTCAGAAAtagagaagaaaggaaaaacTGCAGATGAACTTA TTGCTGGAAATAGTGATACCATCCCTTTACATGGTAATGGTAGCAATGGGACTGCAAACACTGGAATTATGAAAATGATGGGCTTGAGGAAATCAACAAAGCCTACTCCTCTAGCCTCTACAGAAAGCATGGACGTAAAGTGCAAGAAGGTGAAGAAGATAAAG ATGTTGTTTCCTTATGATGAATTTGTAAAGATTTTTCAGAGTGATGTCTTTGGCATATACCCCAGGGGCCTTTTAAATTGTGGGAACAG TTGCTATGCCAATGCTGTCTTGCAGTGCTTAACTTCTACAAAGCCTCTAGTTGTCTATTTGCTTTATAGATCACACTCAAAAGCTT GTTGTGCGAAAGATTGGTGTCTCATGTGTGAGTTAGAGAAACACATAATGGTTTTAAGAGAAAATGGGGATCCTCTATCTCCTAGTAGGATACTTTGGCATATGCGGAGCATTAACTGCCACATGGGTGAAGGAAATCAAGAAGATGCCCATGAATTTTTAAG GCTTCTAATTGCATCAATGCAATCTATATGCTTGGAGGCACTTGGTGGTGAGAAAAAGGTTGATCCTAGACTACAAGAAACAACTTTCATACAACATACTTTTGGTGGTCGTCTTCAATCCAAG GTTAAGTGTTTGAAATGTAATCACGAATCAGAAAGATATGAGAACATTATGGACCTGACCTTGGAGATATTGGGTTGGGTTGAGTCACTGGAAGATGCACTGACTCAGTTTACTTCCCCTGAAGATTTGGATGGAGAGAATATGTACAGATGTGGAAG GTGCACATCATATGTCAGAGCTAGAAAGCAACTGAGCATACATGAGGCTCCTAACATCTTGACTATAGTTCTGAAGAGATTTCAG GAAGGAAGATATGGGAAAATTAACAAGTGCATAACTTTTCCTGAAATGCTGGATATGATTCCTTTCATGACTGGGACGGGTGATATTCCGCCACTTTACATGCTTTATGCTGTTGTTGTGCACCTGGACACACTAAATGCGTCTTTCTCTGGACACTATGTTTCATATGTGAAAGATCTGCAAGGCAATTGGTTCAGAATAGATGATATTGAG GTTCAGCCAGTACTAGTTAATCAGGTCATGTCAGAAGGAGCATATATCTTATTCTACATGAG GTCTTGTCCCCGTCCTCCGGTGGAACATACTGTGAAAGCTGTGCAGCAATCAGTTTATGATTCTTCAAAGCACAATCCAATGGAAATGCAGAAACCTAATAAACCAGGACATAGCAGGCATGGCAGTCATCAGTTTTTTGTCTCAGAGTCATCACCCAATGCGAGGCCAGAAATTTCCACTCACATTATTGACACCACCAATGGCTTCCTTAGAAAAAGCACCAATAGGAATGCCCTGCCGGTGACCCAAACTTACGCCAAAAATGTCAGGAGTGAGTTCTCTGACACCACCTCAAGCGACTGGTCCCTTTTCACAAGCTCGGATGAGGCTTCTTTCACAACTGAGAGCACCAGGGACTCCTTCAGCACTGTAGACTATGGTGATTCAGGCAACATGGATCCAATTTCATCAATCTTCAACTACACCCCAGAAAAGTCCTACTTGAAGTTTTCACATAGTAGGCCAGTTACCAGGGTCTTCCCTGAAAAGGGTCATGTTGAACAAGTACAGAGAATTGATCACTCCAAAAGGGTCAGCCATTCTTCAAATGAACATCCACCAAATGGGAATTGTGGCTTGTATGTATATTATGGGAGTAATCCTGTGTGTGGTACTACCCGGACTTCTAGTCAGTGTGAATTTTAG
- the LOC114377215 gene encoding tobamovirus multiplication protein 2B-like, which translates to MDRRRKYPTLFTTTNGQASFWRRMAAPGSSAGGGGGTAKATVAEQISQAVQSTSNLLHLMRHSSPAQAQLVKLPKNLLAKVSTIKNTEQVLEQLPGVISSLDAHMENGLQNVPHLKTVVQVLSNMESSQLSLLSRPHPLQKELEPGNQSQGTG; encoded by the exons ATGGACCGCAGGCGAAAATACCCAACACTATTTACTACAACCAACGGACAAGCTTCGTTCTGGCGAAGAATGGCGGCGCCGGGCTCATCCGCCGGCGGCGGCGGAGGGACGGCGAAGGCTACGGTGGCGGAGCAGATCTCGCAGGCGGTGCAGTCCACCTCCAACCTCCTCCACCTTATGCGGCACTCTTCTCCTGCCCAG GCTCAACTGGTTAAGCTTCCTAAGAATCTTTTGGCAAAGGTTTCCACCATCAAGAATACAGAGCAG GTTTTGGAGCAGTTGCCTGGGGTGATATCATCTCTTGACGCACACATGGAAAATGGGTTGCAAAA TGTTCCACATCTAAAGACCGTGGTTCAGGTACTTTCAAATATGGAAAGTAGCCAGCTTAGCTTGCTATCCCGACCCCATCCTCTCCAGAAG GAACTTGAACCAGGAAACCAATCTCAAGGAACTGGTTAA
- the LOC114377214 gene encoding ubiquitin carboxyl-terminal hydrolase 15-like isoform X1: MLEPRESDIPVLFLVLVVLPLVAYILLGKWSETSKKRDRINLLAHLAAEEALRAEEMAVADVIPPVSASKNEHHVCARCSAPARTRCSRCKIVRYCSGNCQIIHWRLIHKQECQQLEPHKSSSFPLAVSVEEFGHGDGSYFYENLNNQFLGPSLKQTLRESAPLDYLVHPLTGTAAPTTADFSVFNNFQHSAFERTSHKSNRETLRRDNGSIYESSDYKASSSLSSVVPKEAFMRQKSRKSSDSVLEEEISNVSSGGFGVYINRFDASKNMIHENDNHQSQYGNALVTRHKYGRSNVSSAANNDNGVDEFETDITTKGVSVVKGGNYHSDEAAQYKRPSESTIKGSMKAKKILHTPKTKSSKSPKSTSKTSADFCCSEIEKKGKTADELKVAGNSDTIPLHGNGSNGTANTGIMKMMGLRKSTKPTPLASTESMDVKCKKVKKIKMLFPYDEFVKIFQSDVFGIYPRGLLNCGNSCYANAVLQCLTSTKPLVVYLLYRSHSKACCAKDWCLMCELEKHIMVLRENGDPLSPSRILWHMRSINCHMGEGNQEDAHEFLRLLIASMQSICLEALGGEKKVDPRLQETTFIQHTFGGRLQSKVKCLKCNHESERYENIMDLTLEILGWVESLEDALTQFTSPEDLDGENMYRCGRCTSYVRARKQLSIHEAPNILTIVLKRFQEGRYGKINKCITFPEMLDMIPFMTGTGDIPPLYMLYAVVVHLDTLNASFSGHYVSYVKDLQGNWFRIDDIEVQPVLVNQVMSEGAYILFYMRSCPRPPVEHTVKAVQQSVYDSSKHNPMEMQKPNKPGHSRHGSHQFFVSESSPNARPEISTHIIDTTNGFLRKSTNRNALPVTQTYAKNVRSEFSDTTSSDWSLFTSSDEASFTTESTRDSFSTVDYGDSGNMDPISSIFNYTPEKSYLKFSHSRPVTRVFPEKGHVEQVQRIDHSKRVSHSSNEHPPNGNCGLYVYYGSNPVCGTTRTSSQCEF; encoded by the exons ATGCTCGAACCGCGAGAATCTGATATACCTGTCCTGTTTCTGGTCCTGGTTGTGCTTCCCTTGGTGGCTTACATCTTACTTGGAAAATGGAGTGAAACTAGTAAGAAGAGAGATAGGATAAATTTGCTTGCCCATTTGGCTGCTGAAGAAGCTCTAAGAGCTGAAGAAATGGCCGTGGCTGATGTAATTCCTCCAGTGTCTGCTTCAAAAAATGAACATCATGTGTGTGCTAGGTGCTCTGCTCCAGCCAGAACTCGCTGCTCCAGATGCAAAATTGTTAGATATTG CTCTGGAAATTGTCAAATAATCCATTGGAGGCTAATTCACAAGCAAGAATGCCAGCAACTGGAACCTCATAAATCAAGCTCATTTCCTCTGGCTGTTTCAGTTGAGGAATTTGGTCATGGGGATGGTAGTTActtttatgaaaatttgaacAACCAGTTCTTAGGTCCCTCTTTGAAGCAGACTTTAAGGGAGAGTGCACCTTTGGACTATTTGGTTCACCCTCTGACAGGCACTGCTGCTCCTACTACAGCTGATTTTTCTGTATTTAATAACTTTCAACATTCTGCTTTTGAAAGAACTTCCCATAAATCCAACAGAGAAACATTGAGAAGAGATAATGGCTCTATATATGAATCTTCTGATTATAAAGCTAGCAGTTCTCTCTCAAGTGTGGTACCAAAGGAGGCGTTTATGAGACAGAAG TCAAGAAAGAGCAGTGATTCTGTGTTGGAAGAAGAAATTTCAAATGTCAGTTCTGGTGGCTTTGGAGTTTATATTAACAGATTTGATGCATCAAAAAACATGATCCATGAGAATGACAACCATCAAAGTCAATATGGAAATGCATTGGTAACAAGACACAAATATGGACGCTCAAATGTGTCAAGTGCTGCAAACAATGATAACGGTGTAGATGAATTTGAAACGGACATCACCACTAAAGGTGTAAGTGTAGTCAAAGGGGGAAATTATCATTCTGATGAAGCAGCACAATACAAACGCCCTTCTGAATCGACAATCAAAGGAAGCATGAAAGCTAAAAAGATATTACATACTCCCAAGACCAAATCTTCTAAATCACCAAAGTCAACATCAAAGACATCAGCTGACTTTTGTTGCTCAGAAAtagagaagaaaggaaaaacTGCAGATGAACTTA AAGTTGCTGGAAATAGTGATACCATCCCTTTACATGGTAATGGTAGCAATGGGACTGCAAACACTGGAATTATGAAAATGATGGGCTTGAGGAAATCAACAAAGCCTACTCCTCTAGCCTCTACAGAAAGCATGGACGTAAAGTGCAAGAAGGTGAAGAAGATAAAG ATGTTGTTTCCTTATGATGAATTTGTAAAGATTTTTCAGAGTGATGTCTTTGGCATATACCCCAGGGGCCTTTTAAATTGTGGGAACAG TTGCTATGCCAATGCTGTCTTGCAGTGCTTAACTTCTACAAAGCCTCTAGTTGTCTATTTGCTTTATAGATCACACTCAAAAGCTT GTTGTGCGAAAGATTGGTGTCTCATGTGTGAGTTAGAGAAACACATAATGGTTTTAAGAGAAAATGGGGATCCTCTATCTCCTAGTAGGATACTTTGGCATATGCGGAGCATTAACTGCCACATGGGTGAAGGAAATCAAGAAGATGCCCATGAATTTTTAAG GCTTCTAATTGCATCAATGCAATCTATATGCTTGGAGGCACTTGGTGGTGAGAAAAAGGTTGATCCTAGACTACAAGAAACAACTTTCATACAACATACTTTTGGTGGTCGTCTTCAATCCAAG GTTAAGTGTTTGAAATGTAATCACGAATCAGAAAGATATGAGAACATTATGGACCTGACCTTGGAGATATTGGGTTGGGTTGAGTCACTGGAAGATGCACTGACTCAGTTTACTTCCCCTGAAGATTTGGATGGAGAGAATATGTACAGATGTGGAAG GTGCACATCATATGTCAGAGCTAGAAAGCAACTGAGCATACATGAGGCTCCTAACATCTTGACTATAGTTCTGAAGAGATTTCAG GAAGGAAGATATGGGAAAATTAACAAGTGCATAACTTTTCCTGAAATGCTGGATATGATTCCTTTCATGACTGGGACGGGTGATATTCCGCCACTTTACATGCTTTATGCTGTTGTTGTGCACCTGGACACACTAAATGCGTCTTTCTCTGGACACTATGTTTCATATGTGAAAGATCTGCAAGGCAATTGGTTCAGAATAGATGATATTGAG GTTCAGCCAGTACTAGTTAATCAGGTCATGTCAGAAGGAGCATATATCTTATTCTACATGAG GTCTTGTCCCCGTCCTCCGGTGGAACATACTGTGAAAGCTGTGCAGCAATCAGTTTATGATTCTTCAAAGCACAATCCAATGGAAATGCAGAAACCTAATAAACCAGGACATAGCAGGCATGGCAGTCATCAGTTTTTTGTCTCAGAGTCATCACCCAATGCGAGGCCAGAAATTTCCACTCACATTATTGACACCACCAATGGCTTCCTTAGAAAAAGCACCAATAGGAATGCCCTGCCGGTGACCCAAACTTACGCCAAAAATGTCAGGAGTGAGTTCTCTGACACCACCTCAAGCGACTGGTCCCTTTTCACAAGCTCGGATGAGGCTTCTTTCACAACTGAGAGCACCAGGGACTCCTTCAGCACTGTAGACTATGGTGATTCAGGCAACATGGATCCAATTTCATCAATCTTCAACTACACCCCAGAAAAGTCCTACTTGAAGTTTTCACATAGTAGGCCAGTTACCAGGGTCTTCCCTGAAAAGGGTCATGTTGAACAAGTACAGAGAATTGATCACTCCAAAAGGGTCAGCCATTCTTCAAATGAACATCCACCAAATGGGAATTGTGGCTTGTATGTATATTATGGGAGTAATCCTGTGTGTGGTACTACCCGGACTTCTAGTCAGTGTGAATTTTAG